A section of the Malus sylvestris chromosome 17, drMalSylv7.2, whole genome shotgun sequence genome encodes:
- the LOC126612518 gene encoding ALA-interacting subunit 5-like — MEAKDGASNPTSSTKKKSRKPKYSKFTQQELPACKPILTPASVILIFVAIGIVFIPIGLASLFASERVVEVVHHYDKDCIPLKYADNMLAYIQSSKTNKTCIRRLTIPKQMKSPVYIYYQLDHFYQNHRRYVKSRSDKQLRSKSNENKTDDCAPERYTTKGVIVPCGLVAWSLFNDTYKFSVNNKQLGVSKKDITWKSDQKNKFGSDVYPKNFQSEGLIGGAKLNSSIPLSEQEDLMVWMRTAALPTFRKLYGRIEVDLEADAVVTVTIENNYNTYSFRGNKKLVLSTASWIGGKNYLLGVAYLTVGGLCLFLALAFLLLYLIKPRPLGDISYLSWNRSASGGHIY, encoded by the exons ATGGAAGCAAAAGATGGAGCCTCAAATCCAACCTCCTCTACCAAAAAGAAATCCAGAAAACCCAAAT ATTCCAAGTTCACACAGCAAGAGCTTCCAGCTTGCAAACCAATTTTAACACCAGCGTCG GTCATTTTAATATTTGTCGCCATCGGCATTGTCTTTATACCAATTGGACTTGCTTCCTTATTTGCATCAGAGCGT GTGGTGGAAGTCGTCCACCACTATGACAAAGATTGCATTCCTCTTAAATATGCGGATAATATGCTTGCATATATTCAGAGTAGTAAAACTAACAAGACATGCATTAGGAGACTCACT ATTCCGAAACAAATGAAATCTCCTGTTTACATTTACTACCAGCTTGATCACTTCTATCAGAATCATCGCCG ATATGTTAAAAGTAGAAGCGACAAGCAATTGCGGAGCAAGTCCAATGAAAATAAAACAGATGACTGTGCTCCTGAACGCTATACAACAAAGGGTGTAATTGTTCCGTGTGGTCTCGTTGCATGGAGTTTGTTTAACGACACATACAAGTTTTCAGTGAATAACAAACAACTAGGAGTCAGCAAAAAGGACATCACATGGAAAAGTGACCAAAAGAACAAATTTGGCTCAGACGTCTACCCTAAGAATTTTCAGAGCGAGGGTTTGATTGGAGGAGCAAAACTGAATTCTAGCATACCT CTGAGTGAACAAGAAGATCTTATGGTTTGGATGCGAACTGCAGCATTGCCAACTTTCAGAAAACTGTACGGGAGAATAGAAGTGGACCTTGAAGCCGATGCTGTAGTAACTGTGACAATAGAGAATAATTATAACACCTACAGCTTCCGTGGCAATAAGAAGTTGGTACTTTCAACTGCAAGCTGGATTGGCGGAAAGAATTATCTACTAGGCGTGGCATACCTTACTGTTGGTGGGCTGTGTTTGTTCTTGGCTCTAGCATTCCTACTTCTCTATCTGATCAAGCCAAG GCCTCTTGGGGATATATCGTACTTGTCTTGGAACAGGAGTGCATCAGGAGGACACATATACTAG
- the LOC126612519 gene encoding sucrose synthase 7-like isoform X3, giving the protein MASAAAVKRSDSIADTMPDALRQSRYHMKRCFAKYIEKGRRIMKLHHLMSEMETVIDDKAERSQVLGGVLGYILCSTQEAVVIPPHVVFSIRPNPGYWEFVKVSSEDLSVEAITVRDFLKHKEALYDEKWSNDEHVLEVDFRAIDFSTPQLTLSSSVGNGIEYVTKFTTSKLAGKLENAQPLVDYLLSLNHQEEQLILNETLNTASKLQAALIVTEVYLSALPKDTPFQNFELSFKEWGFEKGWGDTAERTKETMKILSEVLQAPDPLNMDRFFSRLPTIFNVVIFSPHGYFGQADVLGLPDTGGQVVYILDQVKAMEEELTLRIKQQGLTVKPQILVVTRLIPEARGTKCNQELEPINGTKYSNILRVPFRTEKGILRHWVSRFDIYPYLELFTQDATAKILNLMEGKPDLIIGNYTDGNLVASLMANKLGITQATIAHALEKTKYEDSDINWKELDPKYHFSCQFLADTISMNATDFVIASTYQEIAGSKDRPGQYESHTAFTLPGLCRVVSGINVFDPKFNIAAPGADQSVYFPYSDKQKRLTSFYPAIEELLFSKEDSSEHLGFLVDRKKPIIFSMARLDIVKNITGLVEWYGKNKRLRNLVNLVVVGGFFDPSKSKDREEIAEIKKMHTLIEKYQLRGQIRWIAAQTDRNRNGELYRCIADTRGAFVQPALYEAFGLTVIEAMNCGLPTFATNQGGPAEIIVDGVSGFHIDPNNGDEASNKIADFFENSKTDAAYWDRFSKAGLQRIYECYTWKIYANKVLNMGSTYTFWRQLNKEQKQAKQRYIQMFFNLQYRNLVKNVPVPRDEPEQPQTTSSTRRSQSLLQRLFGS; this is encoded by the exons ATGGCTTCTGCAGCGGCCGTCAAACGCTCCGATTCCATAGCTGATACCATGCCGGACGCCCTGAGGCAGAGCCGGTACCACATGAAGCGGTGCTTCGCTAAGTACATCGAGAAAGGAAGAAGGATAATGAAGCTTCACCATTTGATGAGTGAAATGGAGACAGTCATAGATGACAAGGCTGAAAGAAGCCAAGTTTTGGGGGGTGTTCTTGGCTATATATTGTGTTCAACTCAG GAAGCTGTTGTTATTCCTCCGCATGTTGTCTTTTCAATAAGACCAAATCCAGGATATTGGGAATTTGTTAAGGTCAGCTCTGAGGATCTCTCAGTTGAGGCCATCACTGTCCGAGACTTCTTGAAACACAAAGAAGCCTTATATGATGAGAAATG GTCAAATGATGAACATGTATTGGAGGTGGATTTTAGAGCAATTGATTTCTCTACTCCTCAATTGACTCTATCTTCCTCGGTCGGAAATGGAATCGAATATGTTACCAAGTTCACCACTTCAAAGCTAGCTGGAAAACTGGAGAATGCACAACCCCTTGTGGATTACTTACTTTCACTAAATCATCAAGAAGAA CAACTTATTCTAAATGAGACCCTCAACACGGCTTCAAAGCTTCAGGCGGCACTGATTGTAACGGAAGTGTACCTCTCAGCGCTCCCTAAGGACACACCGTTCCAAAATTTTGAACTAAG TTTTAAGGAGTGGGGCTTTGAGAAGGGGTGGGGAGACACTGCAGAAAGAACAAAGGAGACCATGAAAATACTTTCGGAAGTACTTCAAGCTCCAGACCCGTTGAACATGGATAGGTTTTTCAGTAGGCTTCCCACAATATTCAATGTCGTAATATTCTCTCCCCATGGTTACTTTGGCCAAGCAGATGTTCTTGGCTTACCAGACACAGGCGGGCAG GTGGTTTACATTCTGGATCAAGTGAAAGCTATGGAGGAAGAATTGACTCTGAGAATTAAGCAACAAGGACTTACTGTGAAGCCTCAAATTCTTGTG GTGACAAGACTCATACCCGAAGCAAGGGGAACTAAGTGCAACCAGGAGTTGGAACCAATCAATGGCACCAAGTACTCTAACATCCTTAGGGTGCCATTTAGGACAGAAAAGGGTATCCTGCGCCATTGGGTTTCTCGTTTTGACATCTATCCCTATCTTGAGTTGTTTACACAG GATGCTACGGCCAAAATCCTCAACCTGATGGAAGGAAAGCCGGATCTTATTATTGGAAACTACACAGATGGCAATTTGGTGGCTTCTCTCATGGCTAATAAACTTGGGATAACTCAG GCAACTATTGCTCATGCTTTGGAGAAGACCAAGTACGAAGATTCAGACATCAACTGGAAGGAGTTAGATCCCAAGTATCACTTCTCATGCCAATTTCTTGCTGACACAATCTCAATGAATGCTACAGATTTTGTCATTGCAAGCACATACCAGGAAATTGCAGGAAG CAAGGACAGACCAGGACAATACGAAAGTCATACTGCATTTACACTCCCGGGGCTCTGTAGAGTTGTTTCTGGCATCAATGTATTTGACCCCAAATTCAACATTGCCGCTCCTGGGGCAGATCAGTCTGTATATTTCCCCTACTCAGACAAGCAGAAACGGCTCACTTCATTCTATCCTGCCATTGAAGAACTACTGTTTAGTAAAGAGGATAGCAGTGAACATCT TGGATTTCTAGTAGACCGGAAGAAACCTATCATCTTCTCAATGGCAAGGCTGGATATTGTTAAAAACATTACCGGGTTGGTTGAGTGGTACGGGAAGAACAAGAGGCTGAGAAATTTGGTTAACCTTGTGGTAGTTGGTGGATTCTTTGAcccttcaaaatcaaaagataGAGAAGAAATCGCTGAAATAAAGAAGATGCATACACTGATAGAGAAGTACCAACTCAGGGGTCAGATCAGATGGATAGCAGCACAGACTGATAGGAACCGAAATGGAGAGCTCTACCGTTGCATTGCTGACACAAGGGGAGCTTTTGTGCAACCTGCCCTGTATGAAGCTTTCGGTCTGACTGTCATTGAGGCAATGAACTGTGGATTGCCCACCTTTGCAACCAACCAAGGAGGCCCGGCTGAAATCATCGTTGATGGGGTCTCTGGTTTCCATATTGATCCTAACAACGGTGATGAAGCAAGCAACAAAATCGCTGATTTCTTTGAGAACTCCAagactgatgctgcatactgGGACAGATTTTCCAAAGCAGGCTTGCAGCGCATATACGAATG CTACACTTGGAAGATATATGCAAACAAAGTGTTGAACATGGGAAGCACTTATACTTTCTGGAGGCAGTTGAACAAAGAGCAGAAACaggcaaagcaaagatacatccAGATGTTCTTTAATCTCCAATATAGGAACTTG GTGAAGAATGTGCCTGTCCCACGTGATGAACCTGAACAACCACAGACCACATCAAG CACAAGGCGCTCACAGTCTCTATTGCAAAG GTTGTTTGGAAGTTAA
- the LOC126612519 gene encoding sucrose synthase 7-like isoform X4, whose translation MASAAAIKRSDSIADTMPDALRQSRYHMKRCFAKYIEQGRRIMKLHHLMSEMETVIDDKAERSQVLGGVLGYILCSTQEAVVVPPHVVFSIRLNPGYWEFVKVSSEDLSVEAITVRDFLKHKEALYDEKWSNDEHVLEVDFRAIDFSTPQLTLSSSVGNGIEYVTKFTTSKLAGKLENAQPLVDYLLSLNHQEEQLILNETLNTASKLQAALIVTEVYLSALPKDTPFQNFELSFKEWGFEKGWGDTAERTKETMKILSEVLQAPDPLNMDRFFSRLPTIFNVVIFSPHGYFGQADVLGLPDTGGQVVYILDQVKAMEEELTLRIKQQGLTVKPQILVVTRLIPEARGTKCNQELEPINGTKYSNILRVPFRTEKGILRHWVSRFDIYPYLELFTQDATAKILNLMEGKPDLIIGNYTDGNLVASLMANKLGITQATIAHALEKTKYEDSDINWKELDPKYHFSCQFLADTISMNATDFVIASTYQEIAGSKDRPGQYESHTAFTLPGLCRVVSGINVFDPKFNIAAPGADQSVYFPYSDKQKRLTSFYPAIEELLFSKEDSSEHLGFLVDRKKPIIFSMARLDIVKNITGLVEWYGKNKRLRNLVNLVVVGGFFDPSKSKDREEIAEIKKMHTLIEKYQLRGQIRWIAAQTDRNRNGELYRCIADTRGAFVQPALYEAFGLTVIEAMNCGLPTFATNQGGPAEIIVDGVSGFHIDPNNGDEASNKIADFFENSKTDAAYWDRFSKAGLQRIYECYTWKIYANKVLNMGSTYTFWRQLNKEQKQAKQRYIQMFFNLQYRNLVKNVPVPRDEPEQPQTTSSTRRSQSLLQRLFGS comes from the exons ATGGCTTCTGCAGCGGCCATCAAACGCTCCGATTCCATAGCTGATACCATGCCGGACGCCCTGAGGCAGAGCCGATACCACATGAAGCGGTGCTTTGCAAAGTACATCGAGCAAGGAAGAAGGATCATGAAGCTTCACCATTTGATGAGTGAAATGGAGACAGTCATCGATGACAAGGCTGAAAGAAGCCAAGTTTTGGGGGGTGTTCTTGGCTATATATTGTGTTCAACTCAG GAAGCTGTTGTTGTTCCTCCACATGTTGTCTTTTCAATAAGACTAAATCCAGGATATTGGGAATTCGTTAAG GTCAGCTCTGAGGATCTCTCAGTTGAGGCCATCACTGTCCGAGACTTCTTGAAACACAAAGAAGCCTTATATGATGAGAAATG GTCAAATGATGAACATGTATTGGAGGTGGATTTTAGAGCAATTGATTTCTCTACTCCTCAATTGACTCTATCTTCCTCGGTCGGAAATGGAATCGAATATGTTACCAAGTTCACCACTTCAAAGCTAGCTGGAAAACTGGAGAATGCACAACCCCTTGTGGATTACTTACTTTCACTAAATCATCAAGAAGAA CAACTTATTCTAAATGAGACCCTCAACACGGCTTCAAAGCTTCAGGCGGCACTGATTGTAACGGAAGTGTACCTCTCAGCGCTCCCTAAGGACACACCGTTCCAAAATTTTGAACTAAG TTTTAAGGAGTGGGGCTTTGAGAAGGGGTGGGGAGACACTGCAGAAAGAACAAAGGAGACCATGAAAATACTTTCGGAAGTACTTCAAGCTCCAGACCCGTTGAACATGGATAGGTTTTTCAGTAGGCTTCCCACAATATTCAATGTCGTAATATTCTCTCCCCATGGTTACTTTGGCCAAGCAGATGTTCTTGGCTTACCAGACACAGGCGGGCAG GTGGTTTACATTCTGGATCAAGTGAAAGCTATGGAGGAAGAATTGACTCTGAGAATTAAGCAACAAGGACTTACTGTGAAGCCTCAAATTCTTGTG GTGACAAGACTCATACCCGAAGCAAGGGGAACTAAGTGCAACCAGGAGTTGGAACCAATCAATGGCACCAAGTACTCTAACATCCTTAGGGTGCCATTTAGGACAGAAAAGGGTATCCTGCGCCATTGGGTTTCTCGTTTTGACATCTATCCCTATCTTGAGTTGTTTACACAG GATGCTACGGCCAAAATCCTCAACCTGATGGAAGGAAAGCCGGATCTTATTATTGGAAACTACACAGATGGCAATTTGGTGGCTTCTCTCATGGCTAATAAACTTGGGATAACTCAG GCAACTATTGCTCATGCTTTGGAGAAGACCAAGTACGAAGATTCAGACATCAACTGGAAGGAGTTAGATCCCAAGTATCACTTCTCATGCCAATTTCTTGCTGACACAATCTCAATGAATGCTACAGATTTTGTCATTGCAAGCACATACCAGGAAATTGCAGGAAG CAAGGACAGACCAGGACAATACGAAAGTCATACTGCATTTACACTCCCGGGGCTCTGTAGAGTTGTTTCTGGCATCAATGTATTTGACCCCAAATTCAACATTGCCGCTCCTGGGGCAGATCAGTCTGTATATTTCCCCTACTCAGACAAGCAGAAACGGCTCACTTCATTCTATCCTGCCATTGAAGAACTACTGTTTAGTAAAGAGGATAGCAGTGAACATCT TGGATTTCTAGTAGACCGGAAGAAACCTATCATCTTCTCAATGGCAAGGCTGGATATTGTTAAAAACATTACCGGGTTGGTTGAGTGGTACGGGAAGAACAAGAGGCTGAGAAATTTGGTTAACCTTGTGGTAGTTGGTGGATTCTTTGAcccttcaaaatcaaaagataGAGAAGAAATCGCTGAAATAAAGAAGATGCATACACTGATAGAGAAGTACCAACTCAGGGGTCAGATCAGATGGATAGCAGCACAGACTGATAGGAACCGAAATGGAGAGCTCTACCGTTGCATTGCTGACACAAGGGGAGCTTTTGTGCAACCTGCCCTGTATGAAGCTTTCGGTCTGACTGTCATTGAGGCAATGAACTGTGGATTGCCCACCTTTGCAACCAACCAAGGAGGCCCGGCTGAAATCATCGTTGATGGGGTCTCTGGTTTCCATATTGATCCTAACAACGGTGATGAAGCAAGCAACAAAATCGCTGATTTCTTTGAGAACTCCAagactgatgctgcatactgGGACAGATTTTCCAAAGCAGGCTTGCAGCGCATATACGAATG CTACACTTGGAAGATATATGCAAACAAAGTGTTGAACATGGGAAGCACTTATACTTTCTGGAGGCAGTTGAACAAAGAGCAGAAACaggcaaagcaaagatacatccAGATGTTCTTTAATCTCCAATATAGGAACTTG GTGAAGAATGTGCCTGTCCCACGTGATGAACCTGAACAACCACAGACCACATCAAG CACAAGGCGCTCACAGTCTCTATTGCAAAG GTTGTTTGGAAGTTAA
- the LOC126612519 gene encoding sucrose synthase 5-like isoform X2, which translates to MASAAAIKRSDSIADTMPDALRQSRYHMKRCFAKYIEQGRRIMKLHHLMSEMETVIDDKAERSQVLGGVLGYILCSTQEAVVVPPHVVFSIRLNPGYWEFVKVSSEDLSVEAITVRDFLKYKEALYDEKWSNDEHVLEVDFRAIDFSTPHLTLSSSIGNGIEYVTKFTTSKLAGKLENAQPLVDYLLSLNHQGEQLILNETLNTASKLQAALIVTEVYLSTLPKDTPFQNFELRFKEWGFEKGWGDTAERTKETMKILSEVLQAPDPLNMDRFFSRLPIIFNVVIFSPHGYFGQADVLGLPDTGGQVVYILDQVKAMEEELTLRIKQQGLTVKPQILVVTRLIPEARGTKCNQELEPIYGTKYSNILRVPFRTEKGILRRWVSRFDIYPYLELFTQDATAKILDLMEGKPDLIIGNYTDGNLVASLMANKLGITQATIAHALEKTKYENSDINWKELDPKYHFSCQFLADTISMNATDFVIASTYQEIAGSKDRPGQYESHTAFTLPGLCRVVSGINVFDPKFNIAAPGADQSVYFPYSDKQKRLTSFYPAIEELLFSKEDNSEHLGFLVDRKKPIIFSMARLDIVKNITGLVEWYGQNKRLRNLVNLVVVGGFFDPSKSKDREEIAEIKKMHTLIEKYQLRGQIRWIAAQTDRNRNGELYRCIADTRGAFVQPALYEAFGLTVIEAMNCGLPTFATNQGGPAEIIVDGVSGFHIDPNNGDEASNKIADFFENSKTDAAYWDRFSKAGLQRIYECYTWKIYANKVLNMGSTYTFWRQLNKEQKQAKQRYIQMFFNLQYKYLVKNVPVSSDEPEQPAAPKATSKPQTTLSSRRSQSRLQRLFGS; encoded by the exons ATGGCTTCTGCAGCGGCCATCAAACGCTCCGATTCCATAGCTGATACCATGCCGGACGCCCTGAGGCAGAGCCGATACCACATGAAGCGGTGCTTTGCAAAGTACATCGAGCAAGGAAGAAGGATCATGAAGCTTCACCATTTGATGAGTGAAATGGAGACAGTCATCGATGACAAGGCTGAAAGAAGCCAAGTTTTGGGGGGTGTTCTTGGCTATATATTGTGTTCAACTCAG GAAGCTGTTGTTGTTCCTCCACATGTTGTCTTTTCAATAAGACTAAATCCAGGATATTGGGAATTCGTTAAGGTCAGCTCTGAGGATCTCTCAGTTGAGGCTATCACTGTCCGAGACTTCTTGAAATACAAAGAAGCCTTATATGATGAGAAATG GTCAAATGACGAACATGTATTGGAGGTGGATTTTAGAGCAATTGATTTCTCTACTCCTCACTTGACTCTATCTTCCTCGATCGGAAATGGAATCGAATATGTTACCAAGTTCACCACTTCAAAGCTAGCTGGAAAACTGGAGAATGCACAACCCCTTGTGGATTATTTACTTTCACTAAACCATCAAGGAGAA CAACTTATTCTAAATGAGACCCTCAACACAGCTTCGAAGCTTCAGGCGGCTCTGATTGTAACAGAAGTGTACCTCTCAACACTTCCTAAGGACACACCATTCCAAAATTTTGAGCTAAG GTTTAAGGAGTGGGGCTTTGAGAAGGGGTGGGGAGACACTGCAGAAAGAACAAAGGAGACAATGAAAATACTTTCAGAAGTACTTCAAGCTCCAGACCCGTTGAACATGGATAGGTTTTTCAGTAGGCTTCCCATAATATTCAATGTTGTAATATTCTCTCCCCATGGCTACTTTGGCCAAGCAGATGTTCTTGGCTTACCAGACACAGGCGGGCAG GTAGTTTACATTCTGGATCAAGTGAAAGCTATGGAGGAAGAATTGACTCTGAGAATTAAGCAACAAGGACTTACTGTGAAGCCTCAAATTCTTGTG GTGACAAGACTCATACCCGAAGCAAGGGGAACTAAGTGCAACCAGGAGTTGGAACCAATCTATGGCACCAAGTACTCTAACATCCTTAGGGTGCCATTTAGGACAGAAAAGGGTATCCTGCGCCGTTGGGTTTCTCGTTTTGACATCTATCCCTATCTTGAGTTGTTTACACAG GATGCTACTGCCAAAATCCTCGACCTGATGGAAGGAAAGCCGGATCTTATTATTGGAAACTACACAGATGGCAATTTGGTGGCGTCTCTCATGGCTAATAAACTTGGGATAACTCAG GCAACTATTGCTCATGCTTTGGAGAAGACCAAGTACGAAAATTCAGACATCAACTGGAAGGAGTTAGATCCCAAGTATCACTTCTCATGCCAATTTCTTGCTGACACAATCTCAATGAATGCTACAGATTTTGTCATTGCAAGCACATACCAGGAAATTGCAGGAAG CAAAGACAGACCAGGACAATACGAAAGTCATACTGCATTTACACTCCCGGGGCTCTGTAGAGTTGTTTCTGGCATCAATGTATTTGACCCCAAATTCAACATTGCCGCTCCTGGGGCAGATCAGTCTGTATATTTCCCCTACTCAGACAAGCAGAAACGGCTCACTTCATTCTATCCTGCCATTGAAGAACTACTGTTTAGTAAAGAGGATAACAGTGAACATCT TGGATTTCTAGTAGACCGGAAGAAACCTATCATCTTCTCAATGGCAAGGCTGGATATTGTTAAAAACATTACCGGGTTGGTTGAGTGGTACGGGCAGAACAAGAGGCTGAGAAATTTGGTTAACCTTGTGGTAGTTGGTGGATTCTTTGACCCTTCAAAGTCAAAAGATAGAGAAGAAATCGCTGAAATAAAAAAGATGCATACACTGATAGAGAAGTACCAACTCAGGGGTCAGATCAGATGGATAGCAGCACAGACTGATAGGAACCGAAATGGAGAGCTCTACCGTTGCATTGCTGACACAAGGGGAGCTTTTGTGCAACCTGCCCTGTATGAAGCTTTCGGTCTGACTGTCATTGAGGCAATGAACTGTGGATTGCCCACCTTTGCAACCAACCAAGGAGGCCCGGCTGAAATCATCGTTGATGGGGTCTCTGGTTTCCATATTGATCCTAACAACGGTGATGAAGCAAGCAACAAAATCGCTGATTTCTTCGAGAACTCTAAGACTGATGCAGCATACTGGGACAGATTTTCCAAAGCAGGCTTGCAGCGCATATATGAATG CTACACTTGGAAGATATATGCAAACAAGGTGTTGAACATGGGGAGCACTTATACTTTCTGGAGGCAGTTGAACAAAGAGCAGAAACaggcaaagcaaagatacatccAGATGTTCTTTAATCTCCAATATAAGTACTTG GTGAAGAATGTACCTGTCTCAAGTGATGAACCTGAGCAACCAGCTGCGCCAAAGGCAACTTCCAAACCACAGACCACATTAAG CTCAAGGCGCTCACAGTCTCGATTGCAAAG GTTGTTTGGAAGTTAA